The Nocardioides campestrisoli genome includes a window with the following:
- a CDS encoding NCS2 family permease, translating to MSKLQAEHGADDKASTKRGGLDGFFRISERGSSVGQEVRGGIVTFLTMAYILVLNPIILTGGADMNGDTLDFAMVAAGTALVAGLLTIAMGLVANFPMGMAAGLGLNAFVTYSIANQMTWADAMGLVVIEGVVILVLVLTGFREAVFNAVPVSLKVAISVGIGLFITLVGLVDAGFVNPGGGTPLELGVGGSLAGWPVLVFCFGLALVIALYSLRVRGAILLSIAVTTVVAIVVEKLADIPPAFGADGTPNPTAWNLNVPAFPDKLVAWPDFGLLGEFSLLGSWENVGVVTVFLLVFTLLLTDFFDTMGTMTAVGAEAGLNDETGVPPHTRRILVVDSVAAIAGGAASVSSNTSYIESTSGVAEGARTGLSAVVTGVLFLLATFLSPVVAIVPSEAAVPALVLVGFLMMQQVRDIDWDDLEIAIPAFLTIVLMPFAYSISAGIGAGFLAYVLIKLVRGKVREIHGLMWVIAVMFVVYFAINPITSWLT from the coding sequence GTGAGCAAACTGCAAGCCGAACACGGCGCCGACGACAAGGCCTCCACCAAGCGGGGAGGCCTGGACGGTTTCTTCCGGATCAGTGAACGTGGGTCCTCCGTCGGGCAGGAGGTTCGCGGCGGGATCGTGACCTTCCTGACGATGGCCTACATCCTGGTCCTGAACCCGATCATCCTGACCGGTGGCGCCGACATGAACGGCGACACCCTGGACTTCGCCATGGTCGCGGCCGGCACCGCCTTGGTGGCGGGCCTGCTGACCATCGCCATGGGCCTGGTCGCGAACTTCCCGATGGGCATGGCCGCGGGCCTGGGACTCAACGCCTTCGTGACCTACTCCATCGCCAACCAGATGACCTGGGCCGACGCCATGGGCCTGGTCGTCATCGAGGGCGTGGTGATCCTCGTGCTCGTCCTGACCGGGTTCCGTGAAGCGGTCTTCAACGCGGTCCCGGTCTCGCTCAAGGTGGCGATCTCGGTCGGGATCGGACTCTTCATCACGCTGGTCGGCCTGGTCGACGCCGGCTTCGTCAACCCGGGCGGGGGCACCCCGCTCGAGCTCGGGGTCGGCGGCAGCCTCGCGGGCTGGCCCGTCCTGGTCTTCTGCTTCGGCCTGGCACTGGTGATCGCGCTCTACTCGCTCAGGGTCCGCGGAGCGATCCTGCTCTCGATCGCGGTCACCACCGTGGTGGCCATCGTGGTGGAGAAGCTCGCCGACATCCCGCCGGCCTTCGGCGCCGACGGCACGCCCAACCCGACCGCGTGGAACCTCAACGTCCCGGCGTTCCCGGACAAGCTCGTCGCGTGGCCCGACTTCGGTCTGCTGGGCGAGTTCAGCCTGCTGGGCTCCTGGGAGAACGTCGGGGTGGTCACGGTCTTCCTGCTGGTCTTCACCCTGCTGCTCACCGACTTCTTCGACACCATGGGCACGATGACCGCGGTGGGCGCCGAGGCCGGCCTCAACGACGAGACGGGCGTCCCGCCGCACACCCGGCGGATCCTGGTCGTCGACTCGGTGGCCGCGATCGCCGGTGGCGCCGCCTCCGTCTCCTCCAACACCTCCTACATCGAGTCGACCTCCGGCGTCGCCGAGGGCGCCCGGACCGGGCTCTCGGCCGTGGTCACCGGCGTGCTCTTCCTGCTCGCGACGTTCCTGTCGCCGGTGGTGGCGATCGTGCCGTCGGAGGCCGCGGTGCCGGCGCTGGTGCTGGTCGGCTTCCTGATGATGCAGCAGGTGCGCGACATCGACTGGGACGACCTGGAGATCGCCATCCCGGCGTTCCTGACCATCGTCCTCATGCCGTTCGCCTACTCCATCTCGGCGGGCATCGGCGCCGGGTTCCTCGCCTACGTGCTGATCAAGCTGGTGCGCGGCAAGGTCCGGGAGATCCACGGGCTGATGTGGGTGATCGCGGTGATGTTCGTCGTGTACTTCGCCATCAACCCGATCACCAGCTGGCTGACCTGA
- a CDS encoding DUF3027 domain-containing protein, translating to MNTVVEPDPVLAAAVGVARAALLEEAPAGQVGEHLSVQVEDEHTASHLFGCAHPGYVGWYWSVTVSRAPDSERVTIDEVVLLPGEQAIVAPGWVPYKERLQPGDLSPGDLLPVEDEDPRLVPTYLVGEEPEDPDARGQVRAVVQELYAGRVRTLSVEGRDMAAQRWHDGEGGPDAPLAKSAPQHCDSCGFLVRLAGPLSEMFGVCANGNANDDGRVVTYDHGCGAHSEVKLARKQQPVPVPEHAHDTLDPELERF from the coding sequence GTGAACACCGTCGTCGAGCCCGACCCCGTCCTGGCTGCCGCTGTGGGAGTGGCCCGGGCCGCGCTGTTGGAGGAGGCCCCGGCCGGTCAGGTCGGCGAGCACCTGAGCGTCCAGGTCGAGGACGAGCACACCGCCAGCCACCTCTTCGGCTGCGCGCACCCCGGCTACGTCGGGTGGTACTGGTCGGTGACCGTCTCCCGGGCTCCGGACTCCGAGCGCGTCACCATCGACGAGGTCGTGCTGCTCCCGGGCGAGCAGGCGATCGTCGCCCCCGGCTGGGTGCCCTACAAGGAGCGCCTGCAGCCCGGCGACCTCTCGCCCGGCGACCTGCTGCCGGTCGAGGACGAGGACCCGCGCCTGGTCCCCACGTACCTGGTCGGCGAGGAGCCGGAGGATCCCGACGCCCGCGGGCAGGTGCGCGCAGTGGTCCAGGAGCTGTACGCCGGCCGCGTCCGCACGCTCTCGGTGGAGGGTCGCGACATGGCGGCCCAGCGCTGGCACGACGGCGAGGGCGGCCCGGACGCGCCGCTGGCCAAGTCGGCGCCGCAGCACTGCGACTCGTGCGGCTTCCTGGTCCGGCTCGCCGGACCGCTGTCCGAGATGTTCGGGGTGTGCGCCAACGGCAACGCCAACGACGACGGCCGGGTGGTGACCTACGACCACGGCTGCGGTGCCCACTCCGAGGTCAAGCTGGCCCGCAAGCAGCAGCCGGTGCCGGTGCCCGAGCACGCCCACGACACGCTGGACCCGGAGCTCGAGCGCTTCTGA
- a CDS encoding cold-shock protein codes for MPTGKVKWFDTDKGFGFLSQDDGPDVYVHADALPDGVTTLKNGARVEFGIAQGRRGDQALQVRLLDAPTSVRRNQRQAQRKKPEEMVTIVEDLIKLLDALGEGYRHGRQPDPRTARPTAKLLRALADELEL; via the coding sequence GTGCCCACTGGCAAGGTCAAGTGGTTCGACACCGACAAGGGCTTCGGGTTCCTGTCGCAGGACGACGGTCCCGACGTGTACGTGCACGCCGACGCGCTCCCCGACGGGGTGACCACCCTGAAGAACGGGGCCCGGGTCGAGTTCGGCATCGCCCAGGGACGCCGCGGTGACCAGGCGCTGCAGGTCCGGCTGCTGGACGCGCCGACCTCGGTGCGGCGCAACCAGCGTCAGGCGCAGCGCAAGAAGCCCGAGGAGATGGTCACCATCGTGGAGGACCTGATCAAGCTCCTGGACGCGTTGGGTGAGGGGTACCGGCACGGTCGCCAGCCGGACCCGCGGACGGCACGCCCGACGGCCAAGCTGCTGCGGGCGCTCGCCGACGAGCTGGAGCTGTGA
- a CDS encoding MFS transporter yields the protein MTTSAPGPDPHERAAPGVGRRLADAGAGAARASGRAARAAARAAGRAGRFTAGQARRAARAEGAGDSGLSRLIELHAFNAAGDAAVAISLAGTLFFQVPTGEARGQVALFLGLTMLPFAIVAPLIGPFLDRFSHGRRWAIGTTMAVRGFLCWVLATAVVTESAWMFPAALGVLVASKAYGVTRAASVPRLLPRDLTLVKANARLSLAGVVGAGVSAPLAGLASWAGPEWSLRYAFVVFVVATIWAIRLPARVDSSTGEGTLVLLADSDPGPGPEVVTPGGRRPRLRIPPAVAFALRANCGPRWLSGFLTMFMAFLLRENPIEGWRPEVLLGLVIGAAGLGNTLGIAVASLTRRIDPRTTVVAALLADCLLALLTAAFYGVVTLALLGLTAGLAQSLAKLSLDSTIQRDVPERMQSSAFARSDTSLQLAWVVGGFVGIAMPLMPRLGLGVAAAVLGAWALYVLVDRLSVRSRTAR from the coding sequence GTGACCACCTCAGCCCCCGGGCCGGACCCGCACGAGCGTGCCGCCCCCGGGGTGGGGCGTCGACTGGCCGACGCCGGCGCCGGCGCGGCCCGCGCCTCCGGCCGTGCGGCCCGGGCAGCCGCCCGGGCCGCCGGGCGCGCCGGCAGGTTCACCGCCGGCCAGGCCCGCCGGGCCGCCCGGGCCGAGGGAGCGGGCGACTCCGGCCTGTCGAGGTTGATCGAGCTGCACGCCTTCAACGCCGCCGGCGACGCGGCGGTCGCCATCTCCCTGGCCGGCACCCTCTTCTTCCAGGTGCCCACCGGTGAGGCGCGCGGCCAGGTCGCGCTGTTCCTCGGCCTGACCATGCTCCCCTTCGCCATCGTGGCGCCGCTGATCGGCCCGTTCCTCGACCGCTTCAGCCACGGGCGGCGGTGGGCGATCGGCACCACGATGGCGGTCCGCGGGTTCCTGTGCTGGGTGCTGGCCACCGCGGTGGTCACCGAGTCCGCCTGGATGTTCCCGGCCGCCCTGGGCGTGCTCGTGGCCTCCAAGGCGTACGGCGTCACGCGGGCCGCGTCGGTGCCCCGGCTGCTGCCGCGCGACCTCACCCTGGTCAAGGCCAACGCCCGGCTCTCCCTGGCCGGCGTGGTCGGCGCGGGCGTCTCCGCACCCCTGGCCGGGCTCGCCTCCTGGGCCGGGCCCGAGTGGTCCCTGCGATACGCGTTCGTGGTCTTCGTGGTGGCCACCATCTGGGCGATCCGGCTTCCCGCCCGGGTCGACTCCAGCACCGGGGAGGGCACTCTGGTCCTGCTGGCCGACAGCGACCCCGGACCCGGACCCGAGGTGGTCACCCCCGGAGGACGCCGCCCCCGCCTGCGGATCCCGCCGGCGGTCGCCTTCGCGCTCCGCGCCAACTGCGGACCCCGCTGGCTCTCGGGCTTCCTCACCATGTTCATGGCGTTCCTGCTCCGGGAGAACCCGATCGAGGGCTGGCGCCCCGAGGTGCTGCTGGGCCTGGTGATCGGCGCGGCCGGGCTGGGCAACACCTTGGGCATCGCGGTCGCGTCGCTGACCCGGCGGATCGACCCGCGGACCACGGTGGTCGCCGCCCTGCTCGCCGACTGCCTCCTGGCGCTGCTGACCGCCGCGTTCTACGGGGTGGTCACGCTCGCCCTGCTGGGACTGACCGCCGGCCTGGCGCAGTCCCTGGCCAAGCTCTCCCTGGACTCCACGATCCAGCGCGACGTGCCCGAGCGGATGCAGAGCAGCGCGTTCGCCCGCAGCGACACCTCGCTCCAGCTCGCCTGGGTGGTGGGCGGCTTCGTCGGCATCGCGATGCCGTTGATGCCACGGCTCGGGCTCGGCGTCGCCGCCGCGGTCCTCGGCGCCTGGGCGCTCTACGTGCTGGTCGACCGGCTCAGCGTCCGGTCGCGCACCGCGCGCTGA
- the rpsG gene encoding 30S ribosomal protein S7 → MPRKGPAPKRPLDVDPVYGSQIVTQLVSKVLQDGKKQVAQRIVYTALEGCREKTGTDPVLTLKRALDNVKPALEVKSRRVGGATYQVPIEVKANRGTTLALRWLVGYAADRREKTMAERLMNEILDASNGLGAAVKKREDTHKMAESNKAFAHYRW, encoded by the coding sequence ATGCCGCGCAAGGGCCCCGCACCGAAGCGTCCCCTCGACGTCGACCCCGTCTACGGGTCGCAGATCGTCACCCAGCTCGTCTCCAAGGTTCTTCAGGACGGCAAGAAGCAGGTCGCTCAGCGCATCGTCTACACCGCGCTCGAGGGTTGCCGCGAGAAGACCGGCACGGACCCGGTCCTGACCCTCAAGCGTGCGCTCGACAACGTCAAGCCCGCCCTCGAGGTCAAGTCCCGCCGTGTCGGTGGCGCCACCTACCAGGTCCCGATCGAGGTCAAGGCCAACCGCGGCACCACGCTGGCGCTCCGCTGGCTGGTCGGCTACGCGGCTGACCGCCGCGAGAAGACCATGGCCGAGCGCCTGATGAACGAGATCCTCGACGCCAGCAACGGCCTCGGTGCCGCTGTGAAGAAGCGCGAGGACACGCACAAGATGGCCGAGTCCAACAAGGCCTTCGCCCACTACCGCTGGTGA
- the rpsL gene encoding 30S ribosomal protein S12 has translation MPTIQQLVRKGRQDKVSKNKTPALKGSPQRRGVCTRVYTTTPKKPNSALRKVARVRLSSGVEVTAYIPGVGHNLQEHSIVLVRGGRVKDLPGVRYKIIRGTLDTQGVKNRKQARSRYGAKKEKS, from the coding sequence GTGCCCACCATTCAGCAGTTGGTCCGCAAGGGCCGTCAGGACAAGGTGTCCAAGAACAAGACGCCTGCGCTCAAGGGCTCGCCCCAGCGCCGGGGCGTCTGCACCCGCGTCTACACCACCACCCCGAAGAAGCCGAACTCCGCTCTGCGCAAGGTCGCCCGCGTGCGCCTGTCCAGCGGCGTCGAGGTCACGGCGTACATCCCGGGCGTGGGCCACAACCTCCAGGAGCACTCCATCGTGCTCGTCCGCGGCGGCCGGGTGAAGGACCTCCCCGGTGTCCGCTACAAGATCATCCGCGGCACGCTCGACACCCAGGGCGTGAAGAACCGCAAGCAGGCCCGTAGCCGCTACGGAGCGAAGAAGGAGAAGAGCTGA
- a CDS encoding MFS transporter has product MSPTFRSLHNANYRRYAAGGVVSNTGTWMQRVAQDWLVLVLSGGSGMALGITTGLQFLPTLLLAPFAGLVADRLPKQRLLQLTNLGMALPALVLGLLAVTGSAQIWHVYVLAVVLGVSSAFDAPARQSFVSEMVAPEDLSNAVGLNSASFNAARLVGPGLAGVLIAALGGGAVATGWVILANAVSYAAPIAALRRLDPARLDTPAPQERGPGAIREGVRYVRDRPDLLLILAIVFVVGTFGLNFQITSALMATEVFGKGAGEYGALGTFLAVGSLAGALLAARRPRVRHRLVVGAALVFGAIEVVAGLAPTYLTFALLAPVLGLTSLTMITAANTYMQMNTGAGMRGRVMALYLMVFMGGTPLGAPVVGWIGEEMGARWTLILGGGTTVLGVAVAAAVFLASARRRQVPQDAVLAPF; this is encoded by the coding sequence TTGAGTCCCACGTTCCGCTCCCTGCACAACGCCAACTACCGCCGGTACGCCGCCGGCGGGGTGGTCTCCAACACGGGCACCTGGATGCAACGGGTCGCCCAGGACTGGCTGGTCCTGGTCCTCAGTGGCGGCAGCGGGATGGCGCTCGGCATCACCACCGGCCTGCAGTTCCTGCCCACCCTGCTCCTGGCCCCGTTCGCCGGCCTGGTCGCCGACCGGCTGCCCAAGCAGCGGCTCCTCCAGCTGACCAACCTGGGCATGGCGCTCCCGGCGCTGGTGCTCGGGCTCCTCGCCGTGACCGGCTCCGCCCAGATCTGGCACGTCTACGTGCTGGCGGTCGTGCTCGGCGTCAGCTCGGCCTTCGACGCTCCCGCGCGCCAGTCGTTCGTCTCGGAGATGGTCGCCCCGGAGGACCTGAGCAACGCGGTCGGCCTCAACTCCGCCTCCTTCAACGCCGCCCGCCTCGTCGGCCCCGGACTGGCCGGCGTGCTGATCGCCGCGCTGGGCGGGGGAGCGGTGGCGACCGGCTGGGTCATCCTGGCCAACGCCGTCTCCTACGCCGCCCCGATCGCGGCGCTGCGTCGGCTCGACCCCGCCCGGCTGGACACGCCGGCGCCGCAGGAGCGGGGGCCCGGGGCGATCCGCGAGGGTGTGCGCTACGTCCGCGACCGCCCCGACCTGCTGCTGATCCTGGCCATCGTCTTCGTGGTCGGCACCTTCGGCCTGAACTTCCAGATCACCTCCGCCCTGATGGCCACCGAGGTCTTCGGCAAGGGCGCCGGCGAGTACGGCGCCCTGGGCACCTTCCTGGCCGTCGGCTCGCTGGCGGGCGCCCTGCTCGCCGCCCGGCGTCCTCGGGTCCGGCACCGCCTGGTCGTCGGCGCGGCGCTGGTCTTCGGCGCGATCGAGGTGGTCGCCGGGCTCGCCCCGACGTACCTGACCTTCGCCCTGCTCGCCCCGGTGCTCGGCCTGACCTCGCTGACCATGATCACCGCCGCCAACACGTACATGCAGATGAACACGGGCGCGGGAATGCGCGGCCGGGTGATGGCGCTGTACCTCATGGTGTTCATGGGCGGCACGCCGCTGGGGGCTCCGGTGGTGGGCTGGATCGGCGAGGAGATGGGGGCCAGGTGGACCCTCATCCTGGGAGGTGGGACGACCGTGCTGGGTGTCGCCGTGGCCGCGGCGGTCTTCCTCGCCTCGGCGAGGAGGAGGCAGGTTCCCCAGGACGCCGTGCTGGCGCCATTTTGA
- a CDS encoding DUF2530 domain-containing protein, which yields MDAPEDQPQEHRLGRRTFLVADVEPLDVDGVRTVEVGTVLWFVGFVALLPFYSPLAEAGRLWWLWTCTAGLGLGLLGLEYCRRRRNARAEADDPAPGHRH from the coding sequence GTGGACGCGCCAGAGGACCAGCCCCAGGAGCACCGGCTCGGCCGACGGACCTTCCTGGTGGCCGACGTGGAGCCGCTCGACGTGGACGGGGTGCGCACCGTCGAGGTGGGAACCGTCCTGTGGTTCGTCGGGTTCGTGGCCCTGCTGCCGTTCTACTCCCCGCTGGCCGAGGCGGGCAGGCTCTGGTGGCTGTGGACCTGCACCGCGGGGCTGGGCCTGGGACTCCTCGGCCTGGAGTACTGCCGCCGCCGGCGCAACGCCAGGGCCGAGGCCGACGACCCGGCTCCGGGTCACCGGCACTAG
- the fusA gene encoding elongation factor G: protein MAVDITTDLNKVRNIGIMAHIDAGKTTTTERILFYTGITYKIGEVHEGGATMDWMEQEQERGITITSAATTCWWKNHQINIIDTPGHVDFTAEVERSLRVLDGAVAVFDGVAGVEPQTMTVWRQANKYSVPRMCFVNKLDRTGADFFRCVDMMIERLNSTPLVLQIPIGAESDFLGVVDLVGMRALTWRGETKMGEDYEVEEIPAELAEKAAEYRTRLIETLADADDDIMEKYLDEGDENFTVEELTAAIRRATLADKVNPVLCGTAFKNKGVQPLLDAVVAYLPSPLDIDAIEGHDPRDEEKTVLRKPSDSEPFSGLAYKIAADPHLGKLIYVRVYSGKLEAGTTVVNSVNGKKERIGKVYQMHANKREEISSVGAGQIVAVMGLKDTKTGHTLCDPQNQVVLESMTFPAPVIEVAIEPKTKGDQEKLGTAIQRLSDEDPTFTVKTDEETGQTIIAGMGELHLEILVDRMKREFRVEATVGKPQVAYRETIRKKVANHSYTHKKQTGGSGQFAKVVVSLEPNIDPETGTGAGYEFVNNVSGGRVPREYIPSVDQGGQDAMEFGVLAGYPMVDVKFTLEDGAYHDVDSSELAFKIAGNQAFKEAARMAKAVLLEPMFAVEVTTPESFLGTVIGDINSRRGQIQAQEERHGDMVVNALVPLSEMFGYVGDLRSKTSGQASYSMEFDSYAEVPTNIADEIIKKVRGE from the coding sequence GTGGCCGTTGACATCACCACGGACCTCAACAAGGTTCGCAACATCGGCATCATGGCCCACATCGACGCCGGCAAGACCACCACCACCGAGCGCATCCTCTTCTACACCGGCATCACCTACAAGATCGGTGAGGTGCACGAGGGCGGCGCGACGATGGACTGGATGGAGCAGGAGCAGGAGCGCGGCATCACCATCACGTCCGCCGCGACGACCTGCTGGTGGAAGAACCACCAGATCAACATCATCGACACCCCCGGTCACGTCGACTTCACCGCCGAGGTCGAGCGCTCGCTGCGCGTCCTCGACGGCGCCGTCGCGGTCTTCGACGGTGTCGCCGGTGTCGAGCCCCAGACGATGACGGTGTGGCGCCAGGCCAACAAGTACTCGGTGCCCCGCATGTGCTTCGTCAACAAGCTCGACCGCACGGGTGCGGACTTCTTCCGTTGCGTCGACATGATGATCGAGCGCCTCAACTCCACCCCGCTGGTCCTGCAGATCCCGATCGGCGCCGAGAGCGACTTCCTCGGCGTGGTCGACCTGGTCGGCATGCGCGCGCTGACCTGGCGCGGCGAGACCAAGATGGGTGAGGACTACGAGGTCGAGGAGATCCCGGCCGAGCTCGCCGAGAAGGCCGCGGAGTACCGCACCCGGCTGATCGAGACGCTTGCCGACGCCGACGACGACATCATGGAGAAGTACCTCGACGAGGGTGACGAGAACTTCACCGTCGAGGAGCTGACCGCCGCGATCCGTCGCGCCACGCTGGCCGACAAGGTCAACCCGGTCCTGTGCGGCACCGCGTTCAAGAACAAGGGCGTGCAGCCCCTGCTCGACGCGGTCGTCGCCTACCTGCCCTCGCCGCTGGACATCGACGCCATCGAGGGTCACGACCCCCGCGACGAGGAGAAGACGGTGCTGCGCAAGCCGTCGGACTCCGAGCCGTTCTCCGGCCTGGCCTACAAGATCGCTGCCGACCCGCACCTGGGCAAGCTGATCTACGTCCGCGTCTACTCCGGCAAGCTCGAGGCCGGCACGACCGTGGTCAACTCGGTCAACGGCAAGAAGGAGCGGATCGGCAAGGTCTACCAGATGCACGCGAACAAGCGTGAGGAGATCTCGTCGGTCGGCGCCGGCCAGATCGTCGCCGTCATGGGCCTGAAGGACACCAAGACCGGCCACACCCTGTGCGACCCGCAGAACCAGGTCGTGCTGGAGTCGATGACGTTCCCGGCCCCGGTGATCGAGGTCGCGATCGAGCCCAAGACCAAGGGTGACCAGGAGAAGCTCGGTACCGCCATCCAGCGGCTCTCCGACGAGGACCCGACCTTCACGGTCAAGACCGACGAGGAGACCGGCCAGACGATCATCGCCGGCATGGGCGAGCTCCACCTGGAGATCCTGGTCGACCGGATGAAGCGCGAGTTCCGCGTCGAGGCCACCGTCGGCAAGCCGCAGGTCGCCTACCGCGAGACCATCCGCAAGAAGGTCGCGAACCACAGCTACACCCACAAGAAGCAGACCGGTGGGTCGGGCCAGTTCGCGAAGGTCGTCGTCTCCCTGGAGCCGAACATCGACCCCGAGACCGGTACCGGTGCGGGCTACGAGTTCGTCAACAACGTCTCCGGTGGTCGCGTCCCGCGCGAGTACATCCCGTCGGTCGACCAGGGTGGTCAGGACGCCATGGAGTTCGGCGTGCTCGCCGGCTACCCGATGGTCGACGTGAAGTTCACGCTCGAGGACGGCGCCTACCACGACGTCGACTCCTCCGAGCTGGCCTTCAAGATCGCCGGAAACCAGGCCTTCAAGGAGGCCGCACGGATGGCCAAGGCCGTCCTGCTCGAGCCGATGTTCGCCGTCGAGGTCACCACCCCCGAGTCCTTCCTGGGCACGGTCATCGGTGACATCAACTCGCGTCGCGGCCAGATCCAGGCGCAGGAGGAGCGGCACGGCGACATGGTCGTCAACGCCCTCGTCCCGCTCTCCGAGATGTTCGGGTACGTTGGCGACCTGAGGTCCAAGACCTCCGGGCAGGCGTCGTACTCGATGGAGTTCGACTCGTACGCCGAGGTTCCCACGAACATCGCCGACGAGATCATCAAGAAGGTCCGCGGCGAGTGA
- a CDS encoding MarR family winged helix-turn-helix transcriptional regulator yields the protein MPALEKVTRSDAGLASELRFGVMRLRRRLAMERHPDNPLSLGSMSVLAYLVRAGDRTVGELAAFEGVQPPSMTRTVTLLEEAGYVVRRPHETDGRAVVVQVTARGREAVLADRDRRDAWLDMRLNTLTDEDRALLHRASALLHQLAQED from the coding sequence ATGCCCGCGCTCGAGAAGGTCACCCGCTCCGACGCCGGCCTCGCCTCCGAGCTCCGGTTCGGCGTGATGCGGCTCCGTCGCCGGTTGGCCATGGAGCGTCACCCCGACAACCCGCTCAGCCTCGGCTCGATGTCGGTGCTGGCCTACCTGGTCCGCGCCGGCGACCGCACCGTCGGCGAGCTCGCGGCGTTCGAGGGGGTCCAGCCCCCGTCGATGACCCGGACCGTCACCCTCCTCGAGGAGGCCGGGTACGTCGTCCGCCGGCCGCACGAGACCGACGGCCGGGCCGTGGTCGTCCAGGTCACCGCGCGAGGCCGCGAGGCCGTGCTGGCCGACCGGGACCGCCGCGACGCCTGGCTCGACATGCGTCTGAACACCCTGACCGACGAGGACCGTGCGCTGCTGCACCGCGCCTCCGCCCTGCTCCACCAGCTCGCACAGGAAGATTGA
- a CDS encoding HAD hydrolase-like protein, giving the protein MATSSDPSLVVGFDLDMTLIDTVPGATATLRALATERGYDLDAEALTARLGPPLAHLLADSVPAEEIDDAVDRFRELYPGLAVAPVPVLPGALESLAAVRRSGGGVVVVTGKFAANARLHLDHLGLEVDVLAGDVWGAGKGAVLREHGVGIYVGDHVHDVEGALAGGALSVSVLTGGCTREELLAAGTHVVLEDLTEFPGWLEQHLLSTRLAALEADLAGRGSVLVAYSGGADSAFLLAAAVRALGPERVAAATGYSHSLPQAEREPARRFAESLGVRVLTPETREMEREGYRANTGERCYFCKAELVEVLADLAAEHGLAHVATGTNADDAVAGFRPGIRAAAERGAITPLRDAGLTKEQVRAASRAWGLPTWDKPAAACLSSRVAYGIEVTPSRLARVERAEESVRRVLAEHGVLVRDLRVRDLGAGASLEVDASLLAGPLAPTTSLRRAVLDEVRAAGFDAVELDPRGFRSGSMNERLAR; this is encoded by the coding sequence ATGGCGACCTCATCTGACCCCTCGCTGGTCGTCGGCTTCGACCTCGACATGACGCTGATCGACACCGTCCCGGGGGCCACCGCCACGCTGCGGGCACTGGCGACCGAGCGGGGGTACGACCTCGACGCCGAGGCGCTGACCGCACGGCTCGGGCCGCCGCTGGCCCACCTGCTGGCCGACTCCGTGCCGGCCGAGGAGATCGACGACGCCGTCGACCGGTTCCGCGAGCTCTACCCGGGGCTGGCCGTGGCCCCGGTGCCCGTGCTCCCGGGCGCCCTGGAGTCGCTGGCCGCCGTACGACGCTCCGGTGGCGGCGTGGTGGTGGTCACCGGCAAGTTCGCCGCGAACGCCAGGCTGCACCTGGACCACCTCGGGCTCGAGGTCGACGTGCTGGCCGGCGACGTGTGGGGCGCCGGCAAGGGCGCGGTGCTGCGCGAGCACGGGGTGGGCATCTACGTCGGCGACCACGTGCACGACGTGGAGGGTGCGCTGGCCGGCGGCGCGCTCAGCGTCTCGGTGCTCACCGGCGGCTGCACCCGCGAGGAGCTGCTGGCCGCCGGGACCCACGTCGTCCTCGAGGACCTCACCGAGTTCCCCGGCTGGCTGGAGCAGCATCTCCTGAGCACCCGGCTGGCAGCCCTGGAGGCGGACCTGGCCGGCCGCGGGTCGGTGCTGGTCGCCTACAGCGGGGGAGCCGACAGCGCGTTCCTGCTGGCCGCGGCGGTCCGTGCGCTGGGGCCGGAGCGGGTGGCCGCCGCCACGGGCTACTCCCACTCGCTGCCGCAGGCCGAGCGCGAGCCGGCCCGCCGGTTCGCCGAGTCGCTGGGGGTCAGGGTCCTGACCCCGGAGACTCGGGAGATGGAGCGCGAGGGCTACCGGGCGAACACCGGCGAGCGGTGCTACTTCTGCAAGGCCGAGCTGGTGGAGGTCCTGGCGGACCTGGCCGCGGAGCACGGGCTGGCGCACGTGGCCACGGGCACCAACGCCGACGACGCGGTCGCGGGCTTCCGGCCCGGGATCCGGGCGGCGGCCGAGCGCGGGGCGATCACCCCGCTGCGCGACGCCGGGCTGACCAAGGAGCAGGTCCGGGCGGCCTCCCGGGCCTGGGGGCTGCCGACCTGGGACAAGCCGGCCGCGGCCTGCCTCTCCAGCCGGGTCGCCTACGGGATCGAGGTCACCCCGTCCCGGCTGGCCCGGGTCGAGCGGGCCGAGGAGTCGGTACGCCGCGTGCTGGCCGAGCACGGGGTGCTGGTCCGCGACCTGCGGGTGCGGGACCTGGGCGCGGGCGCCAGCCTGGAGGTGGACGCCTCGCTGCTGGCCGGCCCGCTCGCCCCGACGACGTCGCTGCGCCGGGCCGTGCTGGACGAGGTCCGGGCCGCGGGGTTCGACGCGGTCGAGCTCGACCCTCGGGGGTTCCGGAGCGGCTCGATGAACGAGCGTCTCGCCCGCTGA